One window of the Allorhizobium ampelinum S4 genome contains the following:
- a CDS encoding AbrB/MazE/SpoVT family DNA-binding domain-containing protein: MHTANLRKVGGSVMVAVPPALLDVLHLSAGATVSMAVDNGRLVIEPQARPRYTLEELLSQCDGSAEVSADDREWLDGGPVGGELM; encoded by the coding sequence ATGCATACAGCCAATCTGCGCAAAGTTGGTGGTTCAGTGATGGTGGCTGTTCCGCCTGCTCTGCTGGATGTTTTGCATCTTAGCGCGGGTGCAACGGTTTCCATGGCGGTGGATAATGGTCGTCTGGTGATCGAGCCGCAGGCGCGGCCTCGTTATACGCTGGAGGAATTGCTGTCTCAATGCGACGGGTCGGCGGAAGTCTCTGCGGATGATCGGGAGTGGCTTGATGGCGGGCCTGTCGGTGGAGAGTTGATGTAA
- a CDS encoding AAA family ATPase produces the protein MNRFVILSGCSGGGKSTLLSALAAKGYATIEEPGRRIVAEEQAGDGKALPWIDLAAFAHRAIAMALEDRERAASLPGWVFFDRSLIDAAAALKAATGDETQLNALKQQHRYHARVFLTPPWPEIYQQDTERQHDLAAAEEEYQRLLEVYPALGYEVIVLPKVSVVERVEFILAMLAG, from the coding sequence ATGAACCGTTTCGTCATCCTCTCCGGTTGCTCTGGCGGCGGCAAGTCCACTTTGCTCTCAGCCTTGGCTGCAAAAGGCTATGCCACCATAGAAGAACCCGGTCGCCGCATAGTGGCGGAAGAACAGGCCGGAGATGGCAAAGCGCTGCCCTGGATCGACCTGGCCGCCTTCGCCCACCGTGCCATTGCCATGGCGCTGGAAGACCGGGAACGAGCGGCATCCCTCCCCGGCTGGGTGTTCTTCGACCGCAGCCTGATCGACGCCGCCGCCGCGCTGAAAGCTGCGACCGGCGATGAGACACAATTGAACGCGCTCAAGCAGCAGCACCGCTACCACGCCCGCGTTTTTCTCACCCCGCCTTGGCCGGAAATTTACCAGCAAGACACTGAGCGGCAGCATGATCTGGCCGCGGCAGAGGAAGAATATCAGCGCCTGCTCGAGGTCTATCCGGCGCTGGGATATGAGGTAATCGTGTTGCCAAAGGTGAGCGTTGTGGAGCGCGTGGAATTTATCCTGGCAATGCTTGCGGGTTGA
- a CDS encoding HWE histidine kinase domain-containing protein translates to MPATQTVDLTNCDREPIHIPGSIQPHGCLLACDAEMAVVLRHSANAGEMLGVKGAVNGEQVHVLLGDDATHDLRNALATAPEASRPALLPNLRLSCGQVFNVSVHRQRATVIIELEPAKGERDPLQLAREMIGRIKDIDHIDKLIRTSARLVRAVLGYDRVMIYRFDNDGSGKVVSEAKSMELESFLGQYFPASDIPQQARKLYMQNSIRVISDASGHKVAIEPELDASGEPLDLSFAHLRSVSPIHLEYLRNMGVGASMSISILLNGELWGLIACHHYRAKTLSMAQRVAAELFGEFFSLTLLALKQKHKLDLATGTRQSLDRFLHLASHHENLEALFGECLPEFSSLVPCDGAGLWMNGTWTAIGTCPPPAEIEPLIRFVNSVADGQTWASHALSQFLPRAESYYETVSGAMVVPLSEIPRDYLLFFRKERLQTLNWAGNPDKSYEIGPLGDRLTPRKSFAIWKEAVTKQSDHWSENDREVAEAIRAVTVKVVLRHNELMQEERNKADIRQRVLNEELNHRVKNILAVIKSLIGVPTRPEHQLRDYVTSLKGRVHALSHAHDQVIRGSGSGQLSELLQAELGPYRTEGTAIALGGPMVVLDSRAYAVTALVIHELATNAAKYGALSRTGGKLDLTWRWTGEGDCEILWTESGGPTVTAPTRRGFGSALIDRSIPYDLGGKSTVNYNPHGLNAYLLLPARFLSGSGHEPETTHAPPPETETRSMANIDKTLPILLVEDQMLIAMDAEMMLGDAGFTTVMTAGSVPEALAQIKVTVPAVAVLDINLGNHTSVPVAQELHQRGIPFLFATGYAERSIIPEAFGDVTIINKPYDGEALADAVLSLLRQPDATTS, encoded by the coding sequence ATGCCTGCTACGCAGACCGTTGATCTCACCAATTGCGACCGCGAACCGATCCACATTCCCGGCAGCATTCAGCCGCATGGTTGCTTGCTAGCCTGTGATGCAGAGATGGCCGTTGTTCTGCGCCACTCCGCCAATGCCGGGGAGATGCTCGGCGTCAAAGGCGCGGTGAATGGTGAACAGGTGCATGTGCTTTTAGGTGACGACGCCACCCATGACCTGCGCAATGCTCTGGCGACGGCACCTGAAGCCTCACGCCCCGCCCTGCTTCCCAATCTGCGCCTCAGCTGCGGCCAGGTTTTCAACGTGAGTGTCCACCGCCAGCGCGCCACTGTGATCATTGAACTGGAGCCAGCCAAGGGCGAGCGCGATCCCTTGCAGTTGGCGCGGGAAATGATCGGGCGGATCAAGGACATCGACCATATCGACAAGCTGATCCGCACCTCCGCCAGGCTGGTGCGAGCCGTGCTCGGCTATGACCGGGTGATGATCTACCGCTTCGACAATGACGGCTCCGGCAAGGTGGTGAGCGAGGCCAAGTCGATGGAGCTGGAAAGCTTCCTTGGCCAATATTTCCCGGCATCCGACATTCCACAGCAGGCCCGCAAGCTCTATATGCAAAATTCCATCCGGGTGATTTCCGATGCAAGCGGCCACAAGGTGGCGATCGAGCCGGAACTGGATGCCTCCGGTGAGCCGCTTGACCTGTCCTTTGCACATTTGCGCAGCGTTTCGCCCATTCATCTGGAATATCTGCGCAATATGGGGGTCGGCGCGTCGATGTCGATCTCCATCCTGTTGAATGGCGAACTTTGGGGCCTGATCGCCTGTCATCATTACCGCGCAAAGACCCTGTCCATGGCGCAACGGGTCGCCGCTGAATTGTTTGGCGAGTTTTTCTCCCTGACACTGCTTGCCCTGAAGCAGAAACACAAGCTTGACCTGGCCACTGGCACACGCCAATCGCTGGACCGCTTTCTGCACCTTGCCTCCCACCACGAAAATCTTGAGGCGCTGTTTGGCGAATGCCTGCCGGAATTCAGCAGCCTCGTGCCCTGCGATGGTGCGGGCCTTTGGATGAACGGAACCTGGACGGCCATTGGCACCTGTCCGCCGCCTGCCGAAATCGAACCGCTGATACGCTTCGTCAACAGCGTTGCCGATGGACAGACCTGGGCCAGTCACGCCTTGTCCCAATTTCTGCCCAGAGCCGAAAGCTATTATGAGACGGTGTCCGGCGCTATGGTCGTGCCGCTCTCGGAAATTCCCCGCGATTACCTGTTGTTTTTCCGCAAGGAACGGCTGCAAACCCTCAATTGGGCTGGCAATCCCGATAAATCTTATGAGATCGGGCCGCTGGGCGACCGGCTGACACCCCGCAAGAGCTTCGCCATCTGGAAGGAAGCCGTCACAAAGCAATCGGACCATTGGAGCGAAAACGACAGGGAGGTCGCGGAAGCCATTCGCGCCGTCACCGTCAAGGTGGTGCTGCGCCACAACGAGTTGATGCAGGAAGAGCGCAACAAGGCCGACATCCGTCAACGCGTGCTGAATGAGGAATTGAACCACCGGGTCAAGAATATTCTGGCGGTGATCAAGTCGCTGATCGGCGTTCCGACGCGGCCGGAACACCAGTTGAGAGACTATGTCACCTCGCTGAAGGGCCGCGTCCACGCCCTGTCCCATGCCCATGACCAGGTGATCCGCGGCAGCGGCAGCGGCCAGCTGAGCGAACTGCTACAGGCCGAGCTTGGTCCTTACCGCACTGAGGGTACCGCCATCGCGCTTGGTGGCCCGATGGTCGTGCTCGACAGCCGCGCCTATGCCGTCACGGCCCTGGTTATCCACGAGCTTGCGACCAATGCGGCGAAATACGGAGCACTCTCGCGCACCGGAGGCAAGCTCGACTTGACTTGGCGCTGGACGGGAGAGGGAGATTGTGAAATTCTGTGGACGGAAAGCGGCGGGCCAACGGTGACCGCGCCGACACGCCGGGGCTTTGGCTCCGCCTTGATAGACCGTAGCATTCCCTATGATCTCGGTGGTAAGAGCACCGTGAATTATAACCCACACGGCCTGAATGCGTATCTTTTGCTTCCTGCCCGTTTCCTGTCCGGTTCTGGACACGAGCCGGAAACCACACACGCCCCGCCCCCGGAGACAGAGACCAGATCCATGGCCAATATCGACAAAACCCTGCCGATCCTGCTGGTTGAAGACCAGATGCTGATTGCGATGGATGCCGAAATGATGCTGGGCGATGCCGGCTTTACCACTGTCATGACAGCAGGCTCCGTGCCGGAAGCCCTGGCGCAAATCAAGGTAACAGTTCCTGCCGTGGCCGTGCTCGACATCAACCTTGGCAATCATACCTCCGTACCGGTGGCCCAGGAACTGCACCAGCGAGGCATTCCCTTTCTATTTGCCACCGGCTATGCCGAGCGGTCGATCATTCCGGAAGCCTTCGGCGACGTCACGATCATCAACAAGCCTTATGATGGAGAGGCGCTGGCCGATGCGGTGCTGAGCCTGTTGCGCCAACCGGACGCCACCACCAGCTAA
- a CDS encoding HAD-IA family hydrolase, whose protein sequence is MTDICIIFDLDGTLVDSETLCNQAFIDLLPALRDPVEILAERYRGKKLASIFIDIEKRIGAKLPSDFEKQYRQRVSELFESDLKPIPGAISMLEQSNYAKCIASSGPPAKIRQALEITGLAQYFGNNIFSSYDIGSWKPEPGLFLHAAKAMGFSLHQCGVVEDSDVGIEAAIAAQMRVFQYCREIPKTSPMAVTRISDLCQLNAHIKRTWP, encoded by the coding sequence TTGACAGATATTTGCATCATATTTGATTTGGACGGCACGCTGGTTGACAGCGAAACCCTTTGCAATCAGGCTTTTATTGACCTTCTACCAGCACTTCGAGATCCAGTGGAGATATTGGCTGAAAGATATCGCGGCAAGAAACTTGCAAGCATATTCATTGATATCGAAAAACGAATTGGAGCTAAGCTTCCAAGCGATTTTGAAAAACAATACCGGCAGCGTGTGTCTGAACTTTTCGAGTCCGATTTAAAGCCGATACCCGGCGCTATATCCATGCTCGAACAGTCAAACTACGCAAAGTGTATAGCTTCGAGTGGTCCACCTGCAAAAATAAGACAGGCCTTAGAAATTACAGGACTTGCGCAGTATTTCGGAAATAACATCTTCAGTTCCTACGATATAGGGTCATGGAAACCAGAACCCGGCCTTTTCCTCCATGCAGCAAAGGCAATGGGCTTCTCGCTACATCAATGCGGCGTCGTTGAAGATAGTGATGTTGGGATAGAAGCGGCAATCGCCGCACAGATGCGAGTATTCCAATACTGTCGAGAGATCCCAAAAACCTCTCCTATGGCGGTAACAAGAATATCCGACCTATGCCAATTAAACGCACATATCAAACGGACTTGGCCCTGA
- a CDS encoding response regulator, with the protein MAEPTSPRDIILLVDDSPEALGFLTDALEQSGFSVLIATSGQGALGIVERISPDLILLDAVMPGMDGFETCRQIKANPAVAQVPVIFMTGLSETEHVVHALEVGGVDYLTKPINIDELRARIRVHLANARSAQSARVALDAAGRHLLALRADGSLLWSTPQASRLITTATGREDGLDTVITAIGDWMQARTTSPPAASPASREAALTLPLENHPALQIAYLGAMAADEYLFRLSAANPHREDERLRQAFGLTQRESEVLLWIARGKPNRDIGEILGLAARTVNKHLEQIYVKLGVENRASAAVKAAAVLRVE; encoded by the coding sequence ATGGCTGAACCGACCTCCCCCCGCGACATCATCCTCCTTGTCGATGACAGCCCGGAAGCGCTGGGTTTTCTAACCGATGCGCTGGAACAGTCAGGCTTTTCCGTGCTGATTGCCACGTCCGGCCAAGGGGCGCTGGGCATTGTCGAGCGGATCAGCCCGGACCTGATCCTGCTGGATGCGGTCATGCCCGGCATGGATGGGTTCGAGACCTGCCGCCAAATCAAGGCCAATCCGGCGGTGGCGCAGGTGCCGGTGATTTTCATGACCGGCCTTAGCGAAACCGAACATGTGGTGCATGCGTTGGAGGTCGGCGGCGTCGATTACCTGACCAAGCCGATCAATATCGATGAGCTGCGCGCCCGTATCCGCGTGCATCTGGCCAATGCCCGGTCTGCCCAAAGCGCCCGTGTCGCGCTGGATGCCGCAGGTCGCCACCTGCTGGCCCTGCGCGCCGATGGCAGCCTGCTGTGGTCCACTCCGCAGGCCAGCCGGCTGATCACCACCGCCACCGGACGTGAAGACGGGCTGGATACCGTGATCACGGCCATCGGCGACTGGATGCAGGCCCGTACAACCTCACCGCCTGCCGCAAGCCCCGCCTCCCGCGAGGCCGCCCTGACCTTGCCGCTTGAAAACCACCCTGCCCTGCAAATCGCCTATCTCGGTGCGATGGCCGCCGACGAATACCTGTTCCGCCTCAGCGCTGCCAACCCGCACCGCGAAGACGAACGGCTGCGCCAGGCCTTTGGCCTTACCCAGCGCGAATCCGAAGTCCTTCTCTGGATCGCCCGCGGCAAACCCAACCGCGACATCGGCGAAATCCTCGGCCTCGCCGCCCGCACCGTGAACAAGCATCTGGAACAGATTTATGTGAAGCTCGGCGTGGAGAACCGGGCGTCTGCGGCAGTGAAGGCGGCGGCGGTGTTGCGGGTGGAGTGA
- a CDS encoding ATP-binding protein — translation MAARQRIIPVRRQYNRWVADQTLEDYALRFTAKSARRFSSSRISQTAIGAISFLALEAIGGTITLSYGTTNAFFAILVAAVLMLLVGLPISRYAIREGVDIDLLTRGAGFGYIGSTLTSLIYASFTFMLFAIEASIMTGALALAFGIPPSIGYIISAVVVIPLVTYGIQLISKFQLLTQPIWIVLNIAPFVFIAFQDWEKFDLWRAFAGIHQSNAGTQSVAPFRLADFGAASAVILALMPQIGEQVDFLRFLPPEGGRKLHHRFMVFLAGAGWVVLGVPKLLAGSFLAVLTLSTGVSLSEAADPAHMYLAAFGYILPNQTLAMLLMVAFVVVSQLKINVMNAYAGSLAWSNFFSRLTHSHPGRVVWLVFNVGIALLLMELGIYRLLEATLGIFSIIAMAWLCTISADLFINKRLGLAPEGIEFKRAHLYDINPVGCGTLLISASLALAAHFGLFGPLMASLSTFVTLVAFLISPLIAWGTKGKFYLARKPRHAWKNLGHITCSICEHPFEPEDMAWCPAYAAPICSLCCSLDSRCHDMCKPKARLNTQVGTVARTVLPSTVIEKLTTRLGRYAMTSIGAISLVGAILALIAHQVSAASPETELVVNATVLIVFFVFSVIAGIATWFYVLAHDSRLVAEEESYRQNSLLLKEIAAHRKTDAALQTAKETAEAANRAKSRYVVGLSHELRTPLNAVMGYAQLLEQDDTIPAPRQSAIRVIRRSADHLSGLIDGLLDISKIEAGRLQVFSAELNIHDFLDQIIDMLRPQAEAKGLTFTHTRAKNLPQYVRADEKRLRQILVNLLSNAIKFTDAGTVTFDIAYRSQVASFTVTDTGRGIAQKDLSRIYEPFQRGEADTIRPMPGLGLGLTITKLLTNTLGGEIAVESETDKGTTFRVRLMLSSVDRPSTAPKAERKILSYDGPRRTIVVVDDNEDHRELMREALAPLDFIVLTATGGPDCLALIEGVKPDLFLVDISMPGMNGWQLVERLRDAGQSAPILMLSANIGDGAVREPGSGGHNDAIAKPVDVKMLRDKLARHLKLRWLYAEDMAPPAPALAAGTPRDPGLAHREDLRKLAEIGYIRGLENKLQELAKTPDMLPFTEELRPFVQAFDMAGLIACLDRYQEGAA, via the coding sequence ATGGCCGCACGCCAACGCATCATTCCCGTCCGACGCCAATATAACCGCTGGGTGGCCGACCAGACGCTGGAAGATTATGCGCTGCGCTTTACCGCCAAAAGTGCGCGCCGGTTCTCCTCCAGCCGGATTTCCCAGACTGCCATCGGGGCGATCTCCTTTCTGGCGCTGGAGGCGATTGGCGGCACGATCACGCTGTCCTATGGCACCACCAATGCGTTTTTCGCCATTCTGGTCGCTGCCGTCCTGATGCTGCTGGTTGGCCTGCCGATCAGCCGTTATGCGATCCGCGAAGGCGTCGATATCGATCTTCTGACAAGAGGTGCTGGCTTCGGCTATATCGGCTCAACGCTGACCTCGCTGATCTATGCCAGCTTCACCTTCATGCTGTTTGCCATCGAAGCCTCGATCATGACCGGGGCCTTGGCGCTGGCCTTCGGCATTCCACCCTCGATCGGCTACATTATTTCAGCGGTGGTGGTCATTCCGCTGGTCACTTACGGCATCCAGCTGATCTCGAAATTCCAGCTTCTCACCCAGCCGATCTGGATCGTGCTGAATATCGCGCCCTTCGTGTTCATCGCCTTTCAGGACTGGGAAAAATTCGACCTTTGGCGGGCCTTTGCCGGCATTCACCAATCCAATGCCGGAACGCAGAGCGTAGCGCCGTTTCGTCTCGCCGATTTTGGTGCCGCCTCCGCCGTCATCCTGGCGTTGATGCCACAGATTGGCGAACAGGTGGATTTCCTGCGCTTCCTGCCGCCGGAGGGCGGGCGCAAGCTTCACCACCGTTTCATGGTGTTTCTGGCCGGTGCCGGCTGGGTGGTGCTGGGCGTGCCAAAGCTGCTGGCTGGTTCCTTCCTCGCCGTGCTGACACTCTCGACCGGCGTTAGTCTGAGCGAGGCCGCCGATCCCGCCCATATGTATCTGGCCGCCTTTGGCTATATCCTGCCCAATCAGACGCTGGCCATGCTGCTGATGGTCGCCTTCGTGGTGGTGTCGCAGTTGAAGATCAACGTGATGAATGCCTATGCAGGGTCGCTCGCCTGGTCGAATTTCTTCTCCCGCCTCACCCATAGCCATCCAGGCCGGGTGGTCTGGCTGGTGTTCAATGTCGGCATCGCGCTGCTGTTGATGGAGCTTGGCATCTACCGGCTGCTGGAAGCGACGCTCGGGATCTTCTCGATCATCGCCATGGCCTGGCTCTGCACCATTTCCGCCGATCTGTTCATCAACAAGCGGTTGGGCCTTGCGCCTGAGGGTATCGAGTTCAAACGCGCCCATCTCTATGACATCAACCCGGTCGGTTGCGGCACGCTGCTGATTTCGGCCAGCCTGGCGCTGGCGGCGCATTTCGGCCTGTTCGGGCCGTTGATGGCCTCGCTCTCCACCTTCGTGACGCTGGTCGCCTTCCTGATTTCGCCGCTGATCGCCTGGGGGACCAAGGGCAAATTCTATCTGGCCCGCAAGCCGCGCCATGCCTGGAAAAACCTTGGCCATATCACCTGTTCGATCTGCGAACATCCGTTCGAGCCTGAAGATATGGCATGGTGCCCGGCCTATGCCGCGCCGATCTGTTCGCTGTGCTGCTCGCTGGATAGCCGCTGCCATGACATGTGCAAACCGAAGGCCCGGCTGAACACCCAGGTCGGCACCGTCGCCCGCACTGTGCTGCCCAGCACTGTGATCGAAAAGCTGACGACCCGGCTTGGCCGCTATGCGATGACCAGCATCGGGGCGATTTCGCTGGTGGGCGCGATCTTGGCGTTGATTGCTCATCAGGTCTCCGCCGCCTCACCAGAAACCGAACTGGTGGTCAATGCGACGGTGTTGATCGTGTTCTTCGTGTTTTCGGTGATTGCCGGCATCGCCACCTGGTTCTACGTGCTGGCCCATGACAGCCGATTGGTGGCGGAAGAAGAATCCTACCGCCAGAACAGTCTGCTATTGAAGGAAATCGCCGCGCACCGCAAAACCGACGCCGCGCTTCAGACCGCCAAGGAAACGGCAGAAGCCGCCAACCGTGCCAAGAGCCGCTATGTGGTGGGCCTCAGCCATGAATTGCGCACCCCGCTCAACGCTGTGATGGGCTATGCGCAATTGTTGGAGCAGGACGACACCATTCCGGCTCCGCGCCAATCCGCCATCCGGGTGATCCGCCGCTCCGCCGACCATCTTTCCGGGCTGATCGACGGGCTGCTGGACATTTCCAAGATCGAGGCCGGTCGGCTACAAGTGTTTTCCGCCGAGCTGAATATTCATGATTTCCTCGACCAGATTATTGACATGCTGCGCCCGCAGGCCGAGGCCAAGGGTCTGACCTTTACCCACACCCGCGCCAAAAACCTGCCGCAATATGTGCGGGCCGACGAGAAACGGCTGCGCCAGATTCTCGTCAATCTGCTGTCCAACGCCATCAAATTCACCGATGCGGGTACGGTCACGTTCGACATCGCCTATCGCAGCCAGGTTGCCAGCTTCACCGTCACCGATACCGGGCGCGGCATTGCGCAGAAAGACCTGAGCCGGATCTATGAACCCTTTCAGCGCGGCGAGGCCGACACGATCCGTCCGATGCCGGGGCTTGGGCTGGGCCTGACCATCACCAAGCTGCTGACCAATACGCTGGGCGGCGAAATCGCCGTGGAGAGCGAAACGGACAAAGGCACGACCTTCCGGGTGCGGCTGATGCTGTCTTCCGTTGACCGGCCCAGCACAGCACCCAAGGCAGAACGCAAGATCCTTTCCTATGACGGCCCGCGCCGCACCATCGTCGTGGTCGATGACAACGAGGACCACCGCGAACTGATGCGCGAGGCGCTGGCACCCCTGGATTTCATCGTGCTGACCGCCACCGGCGGGCCAGATTGTCTGGCGCTGATCGAAGGTGTCAAACCCGACCTGTTCCTGGTCGATATTTCCATGCCCGGCATGAATGGCTGGCAATTGGTCGAACGGCTGCGTGACGCAGGCCAGAGCGCGCCGATCCTGATGCTGTCGGCCAATATCGGCGATGGCGCGGTGCGCGAGCCCGGCTCCGGTGGCCATAACGACGCTATCGCGAAGCCCGTGGACGTGAAAATGCTGCGCGACAAGCTGGCCCGCCACTTGAAACTGCGTTGGCTCTATGCCGAAGACATGGCCCCGCCCGCCCCCGCCTTGGCCGCTGGCACGCCACGCGATCCCGGCCTTGCCCACCGCGAGGACCTGCGCAAACTGGCCGAAATCGGCTATATCAGGGGCTTGGAAAACAAATTGCAGGAACTGGCCAAGACACCCGATATGCTGCCCTTCACCGAGGAGTTGCGCCCCTTCGTGCAGGCTTTCGATATGGCCGGACTGATCGCCTGTCTTGATCGCTATCAGGAGGGCGCGGCATGA
- a CDS encoding aspartyl/asparaginyl beta-hydroxylase domain-containing protein, translating into MDMPASQPSTGVDNKQTFGTSGIQPMDRPSRITRFFMGIVAWAEKLNFKYAKLGNPPVYDNATFPWVAEVEKAYPAIRAELDQILLRQSELPSFQDISTDVKTISTDNRWKTFFLLGFGVKSEANIKACPETWKAMQAIPGLTTVMFSIFEPGKHLPAHRGPYNGVLRLHLGMIVPEPRDQIAIRVKDQICHWEEGKVLIFDDAYEHEAWNHTDKTRVVLFVDFAKPLKFPARLVNWALMNMAIFTPFIREGLDNHNEWEKKFYAEAEKLRNSTAG; encoded by the coding sequence ATGGATATGCCAGCCTCTCAGCCTTCGACCGGTGTGGACAATAAACAGACCTTCGGCACATCAGGCATTCAGCCTATGGACCGGCCAAGCCGCATTACCAGGTTTTTTATGGGTATCGTCGCCTGGGCGGAAAAGCTGAATTTCAAATATGCCAAGCTTGGCAATCCGCCGGTCTATGACAATGCCACCTTTCCCTGGGTGGCAGAGGTGGAAAAGGCCTATCCGGCCATTCGCGCCGAGCTGGACCAGATCCTGCTGCGCCAGAGTGAACTGCCGAGCTTTCAGGACATTTCCACCGATGTGAAGACGATTTCCACGGACAATCGCTGGAAGACCTTCTTCCTGCTTGGTTTCGGCGTGAAGTCCGAGGCCAATATCAAGGCCTGCCCGGAAACCTGGAAGGCCATGCAGGCCATTCCCGGCCTGACCACCGTGATGTTTTCGATTTTCGAACCCGGCAAGCATCTGCCCGCCCATCGCGGTCCCTATAACGGCGTGCTGCGCCTGCATTTGGGGATGATCGTGCCGGAACCGCGCGACCAGATCGCCATCCGCGTCAAGGACCAGATCTGCCATTGGGAAGAGGGCAAGGTGTTGATTTTCGACGATGCCTATGAGCATGAAGCCTGGAACCACACCGACAAGACGCGCGTCGTGCTGTTCGTCGATTTCGCCAAACCGCTGAAATTCCCGGCCCGACTGGTCAATTGGGCGCTGATGAACATGGCGATCTTCACGCCTTTCATCCGCGAGGGGCTGGACAACCACAATGAGTGGGAAAAGAAATTCTACGCCGAAGCGGAAAAGCTGCGCAACAGCACGGCTGGCTGA